In Candidatus Pelagibacter sp. RS39, the following proteins share a genomic window:
- the thiL gene encoding thiamine-phosphate kinase gives MHEFELINNFFSKLTKHNISALNLNDDVFFDKKKKLVISIDTYNIGTHFIDFKSPDLVIKKILRSSISDLICKGVKPQFYFISGSGNKSNFTKKNLLKISKSLKNEQKKYNISLCGGDTTFSNKLSFTITSLGYSHDIVYRNKSKLNDDIYVTGNLGDSFIGLQILKGKIKVNNKMSKFFIKKYYEPDLQTKLVNHLLKLANTSIDISDGLIDDLKKLINRQKFSFHIFEEKIPVSKTLSQLIRIKKFKKINISTRGDDYQILFTASPFKSRIIKKISKITGIKITKIGNIISGKNRSKIINLKDKQIEAKNKGYIHQF, from the coding sequence ATGCATGAATTTGAATTAATAAATAATTTTTTTTCTAAATTAACCAAACATAATATATCTGCTCTTAATTTAAATGATGATGTTTTTTTTGATAAAAAGAAAAAATTAGTTATTTCAATTGATACTTATAATATAGGTACACATTTTATAGATTTTAAATCTCCTGATCTTGTAATTAAAAAAATTTTAAGATCATCAATATCAGATTTGATTTGTAAAGGTGTTAAACCACAATTTTATTTTATTTCAGGGTCTGGTAATAAAAGCAACTTTACAAAAAAAAATTTATTAAAAATATCAAAATCTCTTAAAAATGAACAAAAAAAATATAATATAAGTTTATGTGGAGGAGATACAACTTTTTCAAATAAGTTAAGTTTTACTATTACATCATTAGGCTACTCACATGATATAGTTTATAGAAATAAATCTAAATTAAATGATGATATTTATGTAACTGGAAATTTAGGTGATAGTTTTATTGGTCTACAAATACTTAAAGGTAAAATCAAAGTTAATAATAAGATGTCTAAATTTTTTATTAAAAAATATTACGAACCTGACCTTCAAACAAAATTAGTCAATCATCTTTTAAAATTAGCAAACACTTCAATTGATATTTCAGATGGGCTAATCGATGATTTAAAAAAATTGATTAATAGACAAAAATTTTCATTTCATATTTTCGAGGAAAAAATACCGGTATCAAAAACTCTAAGTCAATTAATTAGAATTAAAAAATTTAAAAAAATAAATATTTCAACCAGAGGTGATGATTATCAGATACTTTTTACAGCCAGTCCTTTTAAATCGAGAATCATTAAAAAAATATCAAAAATTACAGGTATTAAAATTACTAAAATTGGTAATATTATATCTGGTAAAAATAGATCTAAGATTATTAATTTAAAAGACAAGCAAATTGAGGCTAAAAATAAAGGTTATATTCATCAATTTTGA